A single region of the Silene latifolia isolate original U9 population chromosome 8, ASM4854445v1, whole genome shotgun sequence genome encodes:
- the LOC141595529 gene encoding uncharacterized protein LOC141595529 — MNSLQYLWSRKSQKTTSSSSPLSLEPQNLPNQEEQINDEQISDGESDNPSIQEGNQSEHEGNSPTQEGNQSEEYNVLPLDPPHDPGNRKTISSYLVNDRDALRRIYIGKGPCRPRPNGEFPQTFQGNKMRRFQVLWYDKYDWLEYSEKNNAAFCFCCYLFKEPSSIPKANVLEIGGFKNWKNALDRFKKHVGKGTSSSHKVAKQKYESFINKKVSIIEIVEKVSDEAKSLYKCRLLRSLSCLRFLLRQGLAFRGHNEKAKSSNKGNFLELLDWLVQNSESVAKVVLAKSTENHQVTCPTIQKELIKCCAH, encoded by the coding sequence ATGAATAGCTTACAATACTTGTGGAGTCGGAAGTCACAAAAAACTACATCGTCCTCTTCTCCGTTGTCATTAGAACCTCAAAATCTCCCTAATCAAGAAGAGCAAATTAATGATGAGCAAATTAGTGACGGGGAATCCGATAATCCATCAATTCAAGAGGGCAATCAAAGTGAGCATGAGGGTAACTCACCAACTCAAGAGGGTAATCAAAGTGAAGAGTACAATGTTCTCCCTCTTGATCCTCCACATGATCCGGGAAATCGTAAGACAATATCATCTTACCTGGTTAATGATCGAGATGCCTTGAGAAGGATATATATCGGAAAAGGTCCTTGTAGACCTAGACCAAATGGTGAATTTCCTCAAACTTTCCAAGGTAATAAAATGCGTCGCTTCCAAGTTCTTTGGTATGATAAGTATGATTGGCTAGAATATAGTGAGAAAAATAATGCGGCATTTTGCTTTTGTTGTTACTTGTTCAAAGAGCCTTCAAGTATCCCGAAAGCAAATGTGTTGGAGATTGGAGGGTTTAAGAATTGGAAAAATGCGTTGGATAGATTTAAAAAACATGTTGGGAAAGGTACTAGTAGTTCTCACAAAGTAGCGAAACAAAAGTATGAGTCTTTCATTAATAAAAAAGTATCAATAATAGAGATAGTTGAAAAAGTAAGTGATGAAGCTAAGAGTCTCTATAAATGCCGTTTGTTACGCTCTCTTTCTTGTTTAAGATTTCTTTTGAGGCAAGGACTAGCATTTAGGGGGCATAATGAAAAAGCAAAGTCAAGTAATAAGGGTAATTTTCTTGAACTTTTGGATTGGCTTGTTCAAAATAGTGAAAGTGTTGCTAAAGTTGTTCTTGCTAAGTCTACGGAAAATCACCAAGTTACTTGCCCAACCATTCAAAAAGAATTAATTAAATGTTGTGCCCATTAG
- the LOC141595530 gene encoding uncharacterized protein LOC141595530: MSNIRGQGYDGASNMRGELNGLQSLIISDNPCAYYVHYFLHQLQLTLVAVAKENKDCAKFFQHLGIVLNNIGYSCKRLEMVRDIQADKVLEALASGEMESGKGLNQELGLSRPEETRWGYHFKSIVRVMSLYGTLIRVFEIISKGAKSVDDRAKAEIGIDHLESFEFVFMLHLMKVVYGYTNSLCEALQRKHQDIVKAMTILDLTKKHLTKFRNDGWDQFLLTVSNFCAKHNIEVPNMDDFYAPPGRSRRRLVNELNLQRFRIDMFIGVLDKQVHELNSRFDVRSMEMLMCMACFSPADVFASFDKDKLVRLAKFYPNEFNDTEITLLEFELDIFESDMLRDSRFHLIKSLGELSILLVETKKHISYSRVYLLLKLVLILPVATVSVERVFSSMKYVKNYLRNSMSDELLDNCLVTYIERDFFSQVSDDDVIRRFQDMNPRRMALDFS; this comes from the coding sequence ATGTCAAACATCCGTGGTCAAGGCTATGATGGAGCTAGTAACATGAGAGGTGAACTTAATGGTTTGCAAAGTTTGATAATAAGTGACAATCCATGTGCATATTATGTTCATTATTTTCTGCACCAACTTCAATTGACATTAGTGGCGGTGGCTAAAGAAAACAAAGATTGTGCCAAATTTTTCCAACATCTTGGAATTGTGCTTAATAATATTGGATATTCTTGTAAACGTTTGGAGATGGTTAGGGATATTCAAGCGGATAAGGTTTTGGAGGCCTTAGCATCGGGTGAAATGGAAAGTGGTAAGGGATTGAATCAAGAACTTGGTTTAAGTAGACCGGAGGAGACTCGGTGGGGGTATCATTTTAAATCAATTGTGAGAGTCATGTCTTTATATGGCACACTTATTAGAGTTTTTGAGATAATTAGTAAAGGGGCTAAATCCGTTGATGATCGTGCTAAAGCCGAAATTGGGATAGATCACCTTGAATCTTTTGAGTTTGTTTTCATGTTACATTTGATGAAAGTGGTGTATGGATACACTAATTCTTTGTGTGAAGCATTACAAAGAAAACATCAAGACATTGTTAAAGCCATGACTATTCTTGATTTAACTAAGAAGCATTTGACAAAGTTTAGGAATGATGGATGGGATCAATTTCTTCTAACGGTTTCTAACTTTTGTGCAAAACATAATATTGAAGTCCCAAATATGGATGATTTTTATGCTCCTCCGGGAAGATCAAGACGCCGTCTTGTCAACGAGCTTAACCTACAACGATTTCGAATTGACATGTTTATAGGTGTTTTGGATAAACAAGTCCATGAACTAAATAGCCGATTTGATGTGAGAAGCATGGAGATGCTAATGTGTATGGCTTGTTTTAGTCCCGCCGATGTTTTTGCTTCTTTCGATAAGGACAAATTGGTTAGACTTGCAAAGTTCTATCCTAATGAGTTTAATGATACCGAGATAACACTACTTGAGTTTGAACTTGATATTTTTGAAAGTGATATGCTAAGGGATTCAAGATTTCATCTTATCAAGAGCCTTGGTGAGCTTTCAATTTTGCTTGTTGAGACAAAGAAACATATTTCATATTCACGTGTTTATTTGTTATTGAAGCTTGTATTGATACTTCCGGTGGCAACGGTAAGTGTGGAAAGAGTTTTCTCCTCCATGAAGTATGTGAAGAATTATTTGCGAAATAGTATGAGCGATGAACTATTAGATAACTGTTTAGTGACTTATATTGAGAGAGATTTTTTTTCACAAGTGAGTGATGATGATGTTATTAGGCGTTTTCAAGATATGAATCCTCGTCGGATGGCTTTAGATTTTTCTTAG